A single genomic interval of Odontesthes bonariensis isolate fOdoBon6 chromosome 3, fOdoBon6.hap1, whole genome shotgun sequence harbors:
- the pdrg1 gene encoding p53 and DNA damage-regulated protein 1: MDADSQRVLEYLTEVEEAAEDVLTTKQQIVDLDSKRNRNREALSAMKHEMSDSEKVKVCFGNMFIKFPKSKTSEMIQKDQEQLDKEINDLRKGLKAKVNHLNEIQGKPELRGYNLSPLSTDEIKAINSLMKR; encoded by the exons ATGGACGCTGACTCCCAACGTGTCTTAGAATATTTGACAGAAGTTGAAGAGGCAGCTGAGGATGTTCTAACCACTAAACAGCAG ATCGTAGACCTGGactcaaagagaaacagaaacagggaGGCACTGAGCGCAATGAAACATGAGATGTCAGATTCAG agaaagtaaaggtgtgCTTTGGGAACATGTTCATCAAATTTCCCAAATCAAAGACAAGCGAGATGATTCAGAAAG ACCAGGAGCAGCTGGATAAGGAGATAAACGACCTCCGCAAAGGATTAAAAGCAAAAGTCAATCATCTCAATGAGATACAAG GAAAACCTGAGCTGAGAGGCTACAATCTTTCTCCGCTATCCACTGATGAAATCAAAGCTATTAACAGCCTTATGAAGAGATGA